ATTCATTCTCACAACCACAGTTTGAACATACTAATTATGCAatttaaactacaggtatgggatctgttatccggaaacctgttatccagaaagttcagaattacgggaaggttatctaccacagactccattttaagcaaatacttaaattttttaaaaatgatttcctttttctctgtaataataaaacaggacattgttcttgatcccagATCCAAATGACATGATTACATAAGGACTAGCACCCCACATTTTATTGGTTAGGCTTCAGTATTTGTTAACAAAAGTATCCTCAACTTGCCACAGGCTATTAAACTGCAATGACACCATAGTACAGCAACAGTGAAGTTGCTGAAGTGTTGCTGAGTGTTGTCTATTGGcatcataaaaattaaataacaattTTCAAGCCCCACTTGATCTTTTATCAAAACTTTTGAGCCAATAAACAACACTCTGTTTCAACCTCAGTGTCCAGGGGTTCTactttaaaatctataaaaaagaacTTATTTACCAAGCGCAAGTGCAGTTGTAATTGTGCAGATTTTGCTGCAGCCATGTAGATATATGGTATTCATTAAAAGGTACTTGAGTGTAAAGCTACACTATGTACTTTGCACAGTTGCAATCTCCAGTTCCAAACTGAACACAAGTGCGTCTATTGACACAGTGGAAACAAGGAGTGGCAGTAGCTTCATTGTTCCTACAACAGCCTGTGTTAATAGACACAGAGGACTTGTGGCTAAAGAACCACACACACAGACTACATTTGATGACGAGCCCCCGGAATGACAACATCCTGATACAGATTTCCAGCATAATTATATCTGATGTATGATTTGAAGAGTAGTACACACTCAATTGCATGTTGTTTGATGGTAGACCTTTAACAAATCGTGTGCAAAACTAATCTGCTGATGGATTGTTCTAcaagtttgaaaataaaacagtGACACTGACAGAACATCTTCCTACCAACTCTTTTTTAGGGATTATGCATGCTGTGCATTATTCTATAAATATAATGTGTCTTCTTTAAAGTGAGGCACATAGAGTTCCTtatttgacatatatatataccattttgTAGCTGGAGGTACTTTGTCTTGGAGCTGCCTAACACATAATGCTTCATTTCAAGGCAAATTGGATTCCCGGCTCTACTTGCATGCTtttctttacatttaaaaataaaatagaatgaaGAGATTGCCAGTGACATCATTCAGCCTGCTGAGAGTAATGTAGGAGGTAAGGAACAGAAGACAAGGGAGAAGAGCAAAGTATAATTATATAAGTCTTTAGCATTGTGACAGAAATCCTGCTCTGTTTACGTAATAACACTTCAGCAACCACCAACTGCAACTGCAATTAGTGTGTCattatacctgtatgtgtgtgtgtgtatgtatggatgctggttttcatttggacgggttgaacttgatggactttgatctttttttctacccaacttaactatataactatgtactgTACATGATTTCTTATGCTGAAATAAATTGATATGAACAGAGCCAAAACATTCTTATGGCATAATATGACAGACCCTCTGTTGGGCCAGCTAGACTCCCAATGGTTAAAATAGGGTTGATATATATGACatactaggggtcatttattatggAATGCCCCATATAAGTGATCAAAGTAAAGTACGATGAAATAAAactcataatttattttaatgaccCATATGGTGTATTCCATGGTTTAAGAACatatcatccaaaaaaaaaaacataaaattgtaaAGCTGTCTCTAGTTTGCAGCCATGCACAAGGTATAACCCTGCTTGAATTTAAATGGCTTGAATTCAGACCACTCCTGGGGGTTAACACTGTACAAGATGTATTGATACCTTGTTTGTTTCTATTCTTAAAAGGGCCCCAACTCTTTTGCTAAGCTATGCAtagtatctgccagtacaattaTTTCAGGGAGAAAAGTCTACAACTTCATGCTCAGTGTAAATATAACCTTTCTGCACCTGAAGATAAATCCTGCTTTCTTCAAATCTCAAGGGATGTTGTATCCACTAAAAAGATCTGCAGTATTGCCAAATAGCCAGTCAGATAATACCATGGTTCCTtcacatatttatacaaagtatatatatatatatatatatatatatatatatatatatatatatatatatatatatatatatactcacaatactggagcactcatgcaaaaaaaacagctgcctgggtgcagtattcaaaGATTATGAAGACCAAAAATACtatacaaaaaccgcactcacaggactttatacaggtgcaaaaaagatctgtttattttttacgaCGTTTTGGCTTCTCTTACTGAAGCCTTTTTCAAGTGGTGTGCACAGTGCAAACaacaaacaatatttaaacacaaaaatggcGCCAAGACACATCCCGTGACGTCATAGCATCATGTGGGCGTCACTAAGTGAAGGTGTATAAACATAGCATAATGAAATCTCTTTCCTCCTATAAGGGAGTGCTTAGAGTGTCCAGGAAAAAACAGTTTAGTGGCATTCTACACGATTGCCTCCAAATGTGCTGACGATCGTGTACATCATAGTGCTAAAAGAAAACCCTCTCCGTGACCTTGGTGCGCTAAGTGCTGATCATCACTTACCCCAGAGACCCGTGAGTAGCAGAAGGAATCCGCTCTGTATCGCCTTAATGCGAGGAGGCGCCATCCACAAACGCGGCCAGACACCCCATCCCGCCACTTACGAGACCCGCGGGTCTCGTAAGTGGCGGGATGGGGTGTCTGGCCgcgtgaaaaaacagcgttcaatggatattgattacaggtaatgctaaaatgcacataaaaaataaaacaagttagggaccgccattcggggtttaccttgacgtggtatggtggcttatcaattttatgatcataactttgtaacaaaataacccctatttgggtacatatgcaatagcatttattatacttatatatatatactttaaagcctttagagtgctcccacaacccccctgttttgatattatatatatatatatatatatatatatatatttccttgtaTTAGATTAGTTGCTCCTTCCATAAACTCTACTTATACaataaactatactgtatattctacacGTGGCATTACCAGTTCATGATAATTTAGCAAAGTAACATTCTCCTTTTGTGGTTCTTTACCCCTTTTAATTACAAGACAATATCTTCCTGGCATTAGCTGCTGCAGATTGGCACTGCTGTCTATACCTACATTTGTAAAACACAAATACACCTAGGTGCCTCTCCATCGCCTAACTTAATCTATGAGTATAactgaaacacattttaaaatgacaaatacaaaataatttaatctaCCACACCTTGACCTCCCTGAAAATATGTACGTCTTATTAAAGTTGTATACAGTTACATAGCTTCCAATATCCACTGGCAATCAcaacatacaaataaataaaaagtggccCCCAATAATTTTGCTGGAACCAAAATCAGCTGGATATGTCAACAAGTCTCAAGTCAGAATATGATAGAAATTCCAAAGGGAAAGTTAAAGCTGGTGATGGCGTGCACATGGCAGTTCCAGTAATTCAGGAATAATTGTTCTGCCCCTGATTGGAGTAGGAACACAGTAACACAATCAAGTTAAGTGTATAACTTACTGCACATGCTATGTCTTACTGGACATCCTTCACAGCTTACAATTATAAACAACCCATTCCAGTCGCTTATTTTTCCACAGTACATAAAGACCACTCAAATAACAATAGGAGCTGAACTCTATATGCAATGTGCTTGCAAAATAACAAACAGACGGTGCAATGGAGATGATCACTATAGGCATCTAAACTTCTCTTattatattagtaataataacaCAGGAAATGATATATGTTTTAAGCTCAAAGTATAGAAATAATGCATATACCTACTGTGTGCATAAATTAGAAACAGCCTTACATcaataacattttcattcatttcctATATTCAAATTATTTACCTCCTCAAAATGATTTTTTCAATATTGCAGTAACTATGCAGGTCATTAATACCTACTTAAAACACAATTAACTTCAGCTCCATATACTAGAGTGCCAAAATTAAACCTTAGGTCCATACCTCTCATCCTGGGTCTTAAGCCCCTTATTCGTCCTCATCTTGACAGCTCAAACACTTCTGGTAATACAGTTGGAAAGTCAAAGCAACTAGTTCATAATTACCACTAGATACCTGTAGCATCAAGACCAACAGATACGGTGCATGAGTGTATAATGTGTAAGTaagggcagaaaaaaaaaagtttctattttAGGAGGAATATCCTTATCAGCTAAAAAGCAATGTAAAGGGTTGGTTTAAGATTAACCATGTCTAAAtgaattaatattaaataataaacatgTGTTTATTCGCAGGGATAATGTAGCAAGATCCCAAAATGAAACCATggaaaaaaactaacaaaaaattGTTTCAGGATGTTATTTCTGGTCATAAAATTTTAATGTGCACATCCACATTTTGGCCCAGCTTCAGTGGCTGCTTATTTTGGCTGATATTTACTGATGGTCTGTAGCAAGTGCACCTTTTCCCCATGTTGAATTTGGTGAGTTAAGGTTCTCCCTGGATATATAATATGTTGTGAGTCTTTTACAATGGAAGACATGAAAATGGACTGTGCAATGCGATTTGCTACAGAGTAGACAGGAGAGGAGTCAGGACAAGTGTCTGCATATAGTTCTTCTGAGACAGTTTGATAAATGGGAGCTGAAGTCTTTTGTCCCCTGGCTGTGCCTTACCAACGTTGCCTGGGGATAGCATGACGGATGGTTGCACAAAGATACCTTTCAACAGGAGCTCAATGATTTCTGTTTGATCCCCCCACGCTGCTTATTGGCGTCACGGGGGAGGAGTTCATGatattaaaacaagaaaaaaagattCTGGTGGAAGAAATAAATAGAGTTTATCCGTGCCCATTGAAACAGAAAAGTCTAGTCTTTGGGAAGACGAACTCCACGATCGCTCTCGctgttcagcaccatggacagctcCCGGCTGCGTCTGCTCGCGTTTGGCTGCACTTTGCTTCTAATCGCTGCTGTCTCCGGCCAGGAAGATAGCGCTGAACTGGAGACCAGGGCACTGAGAGACTTCTACCCAAAGGATGCCAACCCGTCAAATGAGAAAGAGTTGGTAAGTGATCAGTAAGACATTTCTTTATTTACCTGTAGGTCTAGCGTTTAGTACTCAAACTTCTGACAGTTCTGAGCTTGTGGTTTTGTTTAAGTTTAGGGTTTATCTGCTTTCGGGGTTCTAGGGACCCTGCCTTCTGTGATGAATTGCTAGATGCTAAAACAAAAGTGATAACACAGAGGTCGCCGACTTTAGGGTACAAGATGCTAAAGCCTCACTGTTTGTTTTGTAGCTGGGGGCTCTGCAGGAAGTCTTGGAGAAACTGCAAAATAAACGGATCCCTTCCTGGGAAAAGAAATTCGGCCAAGTGCCAGTGGTGAGTTTGGATTTCACACTAACACTCTTGCAGTTGCTGGGGAACGGTGGGATCTATTCCATTCCCTTACAGCTTTTCTCTCATGCTGGGGGTTATGTTATGTCTGCACAGTTTAATACACAAAGTTTTTGAATAGAGAGCTTAGTATGTTGCTACTACTCGATCAGACTGACCTTTACAATGTTTTCATTAAGATTTCTCTTTTCGCCTGTTACTGATTCATATTCTGGTTCAGCAATAGCCCTAGGGCAATCTCTTATAAGATACCTGCACAAGTCAGGCGTCAGGGAGTACCCTtaggatttttactattgttaaTGTGAGCAGCTTCAATCAACCTGTTCATATGTACATTCAGAAGCAGCAGAGTTGCCTTATATTTAAAAACTAAAGCTTGCCTATCATGAGGAAATTATATATATCACTTTGTCTTCGTAACCAGAAAATAATGAAGAGGAAGCTTAGCATCCCTTAATAGATATTAActgctacatatacatataactatGAGTAATGGTAATTTAATGGTATGGTAATCCTTAAATGTCACCCTCCACTATGATAGAAATGGTAATATTTTTAATAAGTCTATTCTGTGTTTCGGACCTGTGGGAATCACTGCATGCATTTGCCAATGCAAGTAACACAACATGATTTAAATAAGGGTCATATGAATTTGTGCCCCGTAGATAAATAGGTAGGTAGATGATATGATATTAGAGACATATAGATTACACTGTAGTCAATCTGTATAGTTTTTGCAGCCAATGTATATGTTCCTTAGTTTCCTATATTTGCAGTGCATGCCATACATAGCAATGatctttttcctttgtttttcagTGTGATGTTGGGGAGCAATGTGCAGTCAGAAAAGCATCCAGGATTGGGAAACTATGTAACTGCCCCCGGGGTGCTATTTGTAACTTCTTTCTGCTGAAATGTTTATAGTGAATGAAAGCTCTTCTGGAGACTCCTGCCTGGAAGCCACGCTGTTGCTGAGGGGTAAGAGATGGACTTGGGAGAAGATATGAGCAAACATTCaggaatgattttgtttttttacttattaagtGAGTTGCAGCAGCTGCTCTATGTACTTTTCTCTCATGCGTCTTGTCTCACAGTTTGCACACTTGTGtggataaagaaaataaaatcaaatctCTTTTTTGTAAATCAGTCTTTCAAGGTTAGATATGGGCGATGGGTGCTTGTACAGAAACATAACTGTGTCACAGCTCAATTTTTCCTGATATAATTGCCAATATAAGCTGAGAATAGTTCTGCCTGTATTAGGGTTAAAACTAAATGTTGCCCGAACACATTAATCTTTTTTTCACATCTCAAAGGAAGACATAGGCTTGCTGAATATCATAAGCTAGGTTCCCTAATTAACTGATAAAAATTTTAGTTACAGCTCACAATGTCAGTACTATTAAAATTCAAACAAGTGATaagattagaaataaataaagtcATATAACTTACCCCTTTTATATCTATAAGCCATCTCTACCATTTAGTGTACATCTCCAAATACATATATAACAATTATTTTCTATACCTATATAACATATCTAGGCACCTAGAGCTTTGTTGTGTCTAAGCATATGTCTGGGCTACCATTTATTTCTTCTCAGGGTTTATTGATTTCTATACAGAGCCACAGCTAGCCCACTAAAAGCTTATAATACTTATGGCAACTGGGTCAAGATTACGATGCATGGAAAATGTCTCACAATTAAAGCTCTAAAGGTGGTATAATTCTAATGAAAAGTATTTGCAATGTTTTCAGCCAATGGCAAAAGCCCACACAAAGGTATTATTGTACTGATTATTGTACACAATCTGAAACCGAACTATCCCTCGATAGCTGTTGAAgagcagatttaaaaaataaggatttGAGCATCCTTTCCAATGAAGTACTAGGATAATCCTTGCAAAAACTCATACAATGCACAAGATATTGTAAGTGGAAACTAAATACAAAGAgaaaaagttaactttttttttttaccaattgatTAGCAAAGAAACACTGAAACCACTGTATTTTGTAATTCTTTAACATGGTACAAAATATCTATAGTTcctatgtttgttttgttttacagatATTATTTAGTTTACATTTTGTATCTGAGACAGAATATTGAATATTCCATGCCCTGAATTTTCATAACAAAAACTGTTGACCTTTTATCTTTGGATGTATTGTTTAATTATGGGTTTATATCACAAAACAGCAAGAAATTGCATCCACTGATATTTTCTTCTAAGATCAAGCATGAAAGTGATAGCTCCCTACAGTGAATGTGTTCTGTAAATCTGACACAAACTGAATGTACATCATGTTAATCCTGGAGACAGGCTTCAAAGACAAGACTTTGCCATAAATCTCTTATAACCACATTACCACAGATCAAATTGGATTGAAAATACACAGCCCTAAGGAAATAAGAGCTAACTGGTTTTAGCTTTAGTTAAATTGCCTTTAGTATGCCAGAAAATGAATCACATCAATTGGTATATATTAcattaacatttcatttatttttttgtaacatatacaGCAGCGTCATCGTTGTTTTGATTTGTAAGGTAGATAATGACCAAAGTTCTCACAGATGAAACATCACATAGCATTGCTGCTGGCAAaacttatattttatacataacaaATGACTAATAAGCCATTGATCTTAACTCCAAATTTTTCTAATCTAGGGACACATAATAAGACACAGTCAGTAGGGCTATGGTTACAGGTTAAATCAGGTGTAATGCATTACTTTCCCACAAATAATGGAAGAGTTCACAAGCTGGAACGGAACCAGTCCTTCACTACGTGACAACAGTAGATTGGAGAAAAAGCAAACAGAAAGTGTCTTGGAAGCTACAGACTGGATAGCTGGTATTCATTAAGTGACTgacctaaaaataaatacataaagggCAAAATACATGCAACATTCAATGCAACCTTCACTCTGTGATCATTACTTTTTCCTGTATAACAAACAATACCCAAATGTATATAATGCTATTAATAGGAGTCAATTCTAGGGACTAAGGGCACATATCAAAATACTTTGTGTAAGGTTAAGCTGAAAGTGCTGCAGTGCAGTAAACTCATGTTTGTATAATGTAGATCATTTATAcaaaattggttttcaatttaaGTATTTTTGGAAGATAAATGAGGCAGTTTATGCTATGTGAACCATCCAAACCATGCTGAACAAGGGGCATAAATACACAGATGATAGCACAAAAAACTGGATACAAGGTACCAAAGTGTACAGGGAATTAAATCGGTTAGGGTAGCTCCAAGGTGGAACAaatttgaagacctggatcattactactatagaggtGTGGAACCTTAAGGCTGGTTCAATATAAAAATGATCTGATTCTATAGTATAGGAATTAACTGAAATGGGAATTTATAAAGTTAACCAACGACCGGTTCCTAAGTTGTTGGTTAATCTTGATAATAGAACTGCAGTTAAAGCATCAGGTTGATGCTTAGAAAGCATGAGCTGAGAGGGAAAATAATGTTCTTGGGAAGATGCAACCATCCAGCCCAGGGTCACTATTAGAAATAAAGGGATAACATGCGACCTAGATAGCAGCCCTGCCAACTACACAGAATGGTGCCTCagttaaaaatgaccaattgtATAAATTGTATACTTGTATCTGCCCCAGCCCTATTCTAATTATGGCCACAACATGCCTACAATCCACTGAATCCTCAAACACTCCCCTGTAAGCCAATCCCCTTTTGTAGCCAGCACATCAGAAAATTGTGTCTCTCTGAACCTCTCTCTTTGCAAAAAGGCTCCTGACTGGAATTCACATGATGGCAGAACTGTGCCAGCCTATAAAAAATGttaggtaaatagttaggaccacatTATGGGTACAGTAGATTTGAAACTTGTAACcaaccctgccccccccccccgggaaccTTAAAAGAGCCCACAACAGGAGCTGAGACATTAATACATGGTGAAATTTATGGAATAAAGCACATAAAGCAACACAGATATTGAAGtctctctctttttatatataaaactggATTATTTTACAATTAAGCAATATACTTGTATTGTATCATGGGTAAACAAAACATTGACATCGGAATACCCAAATATCTTCTGATTAAATTGATTGTACCTTGTATAAATGTGACAGGGACCATAAAAAGAGCTACACAAAGTGCACACGTGACCTCAGGTGGTTCAAGTAggaaggggtaatttattaatgCCCCCAAAGTCATATGGTACACACTCATTTGTATTTTCTGccgaactgaagaagctgctcggattaGTAGTGAAACAATTTCAATGAAttttcagaaagtccagttgctgtagatttacttctactagatataccatgacctccTAGATGAATGAAAACCACAATTGCAACACTATGTTATTTTCTCAACAATATCTGCTCTTTGTGTCTCCACAAATGCTGACGCTGTGCCTGTCAATGCTAGAGTTACCACctgaccagtattttaccggcctggtagGTATAAATGATGCTTCGTGCCAAggttattaatagagaaataaTGTTAAAAGATAGGTAcagagaaaacttgaatttacatcccctgattttaaaggtggccatagaagaaCAGATATTATAATATGGCCATAGAAGAACAGATATTACAATATGGAACAAAGTTTTGTACTATATtaggtgtgtgtatggtgggagatgagctaACCAATATTgaaagaagacttggatatcagctCGTTGATATCGGGCAGGTCGAAAAATATTGGTGGTGCCTGAACATTGGCCACTGTTACTGTTGAATCATCAGATTAGGTAGAATTCtcttgtttctatctgtatatctgatgattcagctctaacatgtctctattgaaaacaaatgatttttcctaCAACAAATGGTTGCCAATAGACAGAATCTAAGGCGTGACAGGTGCAATACTCCTTAGCACCAGCCACAAGCATTCActcccattagggttgccacctggccggtattttactggcctggatggtaaaaatgatggctgatgccaatgttattaatagggaaaaaagttaaatatataggaaggccggtatttttttccagaaaaagtggcaaccttaACTCCCATAAGTGTACAAGCGTTTTTCCAGCGCCTACACTTCCCACTTCTTCTAATGCTTCAATGTCACGTGCCCTCTCAGTTAGCACAGGCGCAACTTGGAGCAGGCTACGGTTGAACTTTCCTACTGTAGCCGCATAGAGTTAGAGAATGGAACTGACAGCCACAATAACGCACAAGGCCGCGCTAAATAAGAAAGAAACACAACTGCAACGCTGCCTCCCCACTGTTGCTATGGCAACAAGCCGCCACAATGACAAGACGCGCGCTGAATGCTGGGTATTACAGTATTGCAACTGCACTTCCGCGAAAGCGCTCTCGCGGTGCATGTTGGAACATGTAGTTCAGTTCAGGCTATAGAGGCTGACAGTGTGACTGGAGACAGACACTTTCTACATGTTAGAGATTAGAGACCGCATAACATAATGATTCACGAGTTGCTTCTGGCTCTCAGCGGGTATCCTGGGAGTATCTTCACCTGGAACAAGCGCACGGGACTGCAGGTAA
Above is a genomic segment from Xenopus laevis strain J_2021 chromosome 3L, Xenopus_laevis_v10.1, whole genome shotgun sequence containing:
- the MGC145330.L gene encoding cocaine- and amphetamine-regulated transcript protein, encoding MDSSRLRLLAFGCTLLLIAAVSGQEDSAELETRALRDFYPKDANPSNEKELLGALQEVLEKLQNKRIPSWEKKFGQVPVCDVGEQCAVRKASRIGKLCNCPRGAICNFFLLKCL